The region CTGGCACCGGCAGGAAAATATTTATCAATTCGCCAGATGGCCAAGGATTTAAGGGACGCTGTTAAGGATGGTTTTAAAGGGAGGCTGCGGGAAAACAAACTGTACCTCAACTATAAACGGAAGCTTGGCGAAGTCCCGCTCAAAGCAAATATTGAATTCCTGAAACTGGTGCGGTTCACCCGCAGATATTTAAAGGAATTGGATTTGCCTGTATTAATTGCTCAAGGTCAGCAGGATGGGATGGTTCCTTATAAAACAGTTTATTATTTGGATAAAGAAATTACCTCAGATCAGACAGAAGTCGTTTTCTTTGAGCGGTCAAGACATCTTATCTGTCTGGGGGATGACAAAGATACGCTCAATCATCTTATTCATGAATTTTTGTTGAAAAGTCCCGGCTAAAAGCAGGGAGATGCCTTCACAGCAATCTCCCTGCTTTTTCTAATCTTTTAAGAAGGAAATGACAAGCCCGCCTTCTCCTGCATATGTTGCGATCAACGGGCCCATTTCTGTTAAGTATGCATCCTTGAAGGGGTATTTTTTACGGATTTCTTCAAGAACATGTGTGGCTCGTTCCTCGGCATTGCAATGGGTCATGGAAATTACTTTGTTTTCAAAGTCCTTTGTATATTCGCCGATCTGTTCAATGAAACGACGGATTGATTTTTTATCACCGCGAACCCGGTCGGCCACTTCGATTGTGCCTTCCTCACTTGCCTTCATCAGTACTTTGATGTTAAGTGTTTTTGCTATTGTGCCCTTGACCTTGTCCAGTCGTCCACCCTTCACAAGGTTTTCCAGCGTTTTTAGGACAAACAGCGTTGTTGTCTGTTCAACACGATGATGCAGGTGATCAATCAGTTGATTGTACGTATGGCCCTGTTCCATTTTAATTTTGGCTTCATGCAGCAACAGGCCTATCCCGCATGATGCCGTTTTTGTATTGATGACTTCTAGTTTACGGTTCGGCTCTTCTTCAAGCAGCATGTTTTTAGCAAGTCTTGCGTTTTCGTATGTGGCACTTAAACCCTTTGATAAGCTGAGCATAATGATCGGAGTATTGCTGTCAATCCGCTTATATGCATTATAAAAATCATTGGGACTGGGTGCGGCGGAACGGGGCAGTTCATTCGTTTCGTTTATTTTCTGATGAAAGGTTTCCAAATCAATGGTTTCCCCGGCTTTATAATGCTGGTCTTTAAAGTGCAAGTAGAGTGGAACAGAAATAATATCCATTGAATCCGCAATTCGTTTTGGAATATCGGCTCCACCGTCCGTCATTAGTTGAATAGTCATGAAAACCCTCATTTCCGTTAATTGTATATTCTCATTATATCAGTTTATTCATGCGGATACTGAATCAATGATGGTGTTTTCGAGCAATCGTAACTTTTGATTTCCGGGTTGTGCTCATAATGAATAAAAACAGTCCGAAAATAACGATTGTCCCGCCAAGAAACTGTGACCAGGTTACAACTTCGTCCAATATGAAATAGGCCAGAATTGTAGCCCCGATTGGTTCAAACACAATCCCCATCGAAATCGTTGACGTACTAAGCCATTTCAGTGCCCAGTTGAATAAGGAGTGACCGAAAAATGTCGGAATCACGGCCAGTGCCAGAAAAATAAACCAATGTTCGGCAGAGTAACCGAAAAATTCATTTTGTAAAATCAAATTATAAAGAATAAGCATAAGGGAACTGATGCTATATACGACAAAGGTGTACGTCATTAGCGATAATCGTTTTCGGAGCTGTTGTCCCAACAGGAAATACGCTGTAACGGTCACAGCACCCATGAGTGCAAGAAAATCACCGAACAATGCCAGTCCACTAATGCGAAAATCTCCCCAGCTGATAATGATACTGCCAAATAAAGCGATAACCATACTAATTAAAGCTCCCGGTGAAAAACGTTCCTGAAATAAAAGGTATGTTCCCAGAAAGGCAAAAATCGGCTGCATCGTAACAAGCACAGTGGAGCTTGCTACTGAAGTATAATTCAATGATTCAAACCAGAGAATAAAGTGAAAAGCCAGAAAGATGCCCGCCATTGTTGACAGCAGCCAATCTTTTTTTTGGATTAACTTAAATTCATTACGGTGTTTAACAAAAATATACGGGGCCATAATAATGACTGCAAACAGAAGACGATAATTGGCAATGATGGAAGCGGGTGCTCCATCAGCCAATTTCACAAGAACTGCTGCTGAAGATACCGACAACACACCAATGACAACAGCTATATATGGATTAAACGGAGGCAGACGCATGGTATTCCTCCTTTTTGTTTATATGTAATTTAATTTAGTTTAACATTACCGCATGAAAAAATCATTCAGCAAGTAGTGGAAATCATGATGGAACATGTGTTAAGATAGATTGACTGTTATATGCATGTGATTTCAAGGATGAGGCCTCTTCCTGAATTGGGTGATGCCTCTTTTAATTTTATTGAAATAAAAAGGAGTAGAGTTTTAAGGTGACAACATTTAAAGAATTAAATATTTCACAGCCCATAATGAAGGCTTTGGAAAAAATGGGCTTTGAAGAAGCGACGCCGATCCAGGCTGAGACGATACCATTTGCTCAGGATGGCAACGATGTAATCGGTCAGGCACAGACCGGGACGGGAAAAACCGCAGCATTTGGGATTCCCATGATCGATAAAATTGATAAAGACCAGAAGAAAATTCAGGGTCTGGTCGTTGCCCCGACACGGGAACTGGCAATACAGGTTGCCGAGGAATTGAACCGGTTGGCAAGATTTAAGGGGATTCGGGCAATGCCTGTTTACGGCGGTCAGCATATGGAACGGCAAATCCGTGCGTTAAAGGATGGTCCGCAGATTGTTGTGGCAACACCAGGGAGACTGCTTGACCATATGCGCAGGAAGACGATACGGACTGCAGGTGTTCAGACTGCGGTTCTTGATGAAGCAGATGAAATGCTGAACATGGGTTTCATTGATGATATTAAAGAAATTTTAAAGAATATCCCTGAACAAAGACAGACATTGCTGTTTTCAGCAACAATGCCTAAGGAAATTCGTGATATCGCAACAAATCTGATGAATTCGCCAAAAGAAGTAAAAGTAAAAGCAAAAGAAATGACCGTCGAAAATATTGATCAGTATTTCATCGAAGTACCGGAAAAATATAAGTTCGACACGCTTACCAATCATTTGGACATAAATGCACCTGCACTGGCGATTATTTTCAGCCGTACGAAAAAGCGGGTCGATGAGATTGCTGAAGGATTGCAGATTAGAGGCTTTCGCGCTGAAGGTATTCATGGGGATCTGACGCAGGGCAAGCGGATGTCTGTTTTAAACAAATTTAAAAATGGACGAGTTGAAGTGCTGGTTGCAACAGACGTAGCTGCACGCGGCCTTGATATTTCAGGTGTCACGCACGTATACAATTTTGATATTCCGCAAGACCCGGAAAGCTATGTACACCGGATTGGCCGGACAGGGAGAGCCGGGAAAGCCGGTGAGGCTATCTCATTCATTACACCGAGGGAAATGGGTCATCTGAAAATAATTGAACGGGTAACAAAAAGCAAGATGAAGCGGATTATGCCGCCGACAAACAAGGAAGCCCAGCGTGGTCAGCAGCAATCAGCAGTGAACAAGCTGCTGCGAACAATTGATAAAAAAGATTTAACGGATTATCAGGAAACAGCGAACGAGCTGCTTCAGGAACACGATTCGATTACGGTAATTTCCGCCGCATTAAAAATGCTGACAAAAGAACGTAAAAATACACCTGTACGCCTTTCCTCCATCCAGCCGGTCAGTGTTAAAAAAACACAAGGCGGCAAAGGGAAACATCACAGAAACAACAACAAAAAGTTTTACGGCAAACGTGGACAGGGTAAACGCGGTCACGGAGGATACAATCGCAAAGGAAATTACCAAAAGCGCAGAAATCACAAAAACAATAAGTATAACAGCTAAGAAGAGGCTCCTTTTGGTAAGGAGCTTTTTTAATGTAAATTATTGGTCCGCCGGTACGGGAGAATTTACTGGGAGCGTGGGATCTAGGTATTATAAGTGGAATAGTGTAAAATAGGATTGAAAGTGCTCATTTGTTGATGAAACATATATCCTATAATAAACGTACAGGAACTATAGATAAAAAAGGGGGATCACCATTGAGACAGCCACCAATTCACACGATTGCAGAGGAAGCAGTAAAAGCGTGGAAAATAACTGCCGGCATCTACGTCGGGGTTTTATGGCTCGCTGCGATTGCTGCAACCGTACTAACTTTTATTTTCGATTGGCCGGTTTGGATTATCGCAATTGCTGTTGCGTTAAGTGCAATATGTACATACGTGTTTGTATTTTTGCTGCCGGTTTTGCGTTGGAGAAGATGGCGTTATGAAGTGTTTGAACAAGAAATCTATATTCAGCATGGCATTCTGATTGTATCGCGTACCCTGGTTCCGATGATCCGGGTTCAGCATGTGGATACCCAGCAAGGGCCGATTCTGAAAAAATACAAACTGGCCAGTGTTACGATTTCCACTGCAGCTACTACACATGAAATACCAGCATTGCTGGAAGAGGATGCTTCGGAACTGAGGGACAGGATTTCCGCGCTGGCAAGGGTGGATGAAGATGATGTCTGAGGCGAAAAGACTCCATCCCGCAGCAGTTTTTTTCAATTTTATACGGATTGTCAAAGAGGCCGCATTTGCAATCATTTTAGGGTTTATTACATTTAAGGATAACGCACTAATGTATTTTATCCTTGCATCATCCGTTATTCTTATCGTGATGATTATATTCAGTATTTTATCGTGGTACCGATACACTTATCGTGTGGAGGATGATGAGCTACGGATTGAATATGGTATTTTCATTAGAAAGAAGCGATATATTTCCAAAAATAGGATACAGTCGATTGACCTGACCTCCAGTGTGGTTCACCGCATTTTTAAACTGACCCGGGTAAACATTGAAACGGCCGGGAGCAGTACGGGTGCAGAGGCATCATTAAAAGCAGTCAAACTTTCGGAAGGGGAAGCACTGCGCCATGAATTGAAAATGGTAAACACCGTTGATAATGCGGAAGAACCAGAAGCAGCGGAAGAAGACTATCCGTCATCGACCATATCGTTTAAAAGGCTGTTTCTTGCCGGGACGACATCCGGAAGTATCGGTGTTATTCTGGCTATAGTTGCCGCTGGTTCCTCGGAACTGGAACAATTTATCCCGGATGATTTTTATGACAGTACATTTGAATGGATCATCGGACTGGGCATCATCATTATGGTTGTTTTGGGGATAATCGGTCTGTTTCTGCTCTGGATGCTCGGGATAGCCGGAACGATGATTAAATACGGCAATTTTACGATAACCAAAATGGAGGACGAATTGTTTATTACACGCGGTTTGCTGGAAAAAAAGCAGCTGACCATACCGATGAAACGGATTCAGGCGGTAGGCATTCAGGAAAGTCTGATCCGGCAGCCGCTTGGATATGTGACGGTGTTTGCTGAGATTGCCGGCGGTTCGATGGATAAAGGGGAGGACTTTTCATCGATTCTTTTTCCAATTATGAAAGCGGATGAAGTGGAGGAGTTTTTACAAAAGTTTCTTCCTGAGTATGCAGGAATCACTAATGATTTGAAACCATTGCCGAAGCGTGCGCGCAAGTTTTATGTGTTGCGTTCATCGATTCTTTTTCTCATTATTACAGCGGTATTGGCATTTGTTATACCGACGTTTATATGGCTGCCGCTGATTGTATTGGCTGTGAGCACTTATTTGGGTATTCTGCGCCATAAAGACGGCGGCTTCCGGCGGGATGAAGAAAAATTAACCGTACGCCACCGTATTTTCAGCAGGAATACCATAACGATGTATCATAAACGTGTCCAAGCTTTCGAGAAAAAACAACATCGGGTGCATGTTAAACAGCGACTCGCCAATGTCCAGTTGTCGATTATCGGGAAGATGGGCATGGGAAAGCATTTCACTGTAAAAGAACTGGATGAATCTGACGTCAATCAAATAGCTGATTGGTATTCATACCGGGAATAGCTAAAAAAACACACCACGACGGACTTACCGCCTGGTGTGTTTTTTTGCAGTTCAGTGGAATGAATCTGCACGTTGTGAAATTTCCCGTTTGAAGAAGGGGGCTGCTAGTTCATAAAATCCTCCCAAGCAATCCGAATAAAACAAGGATGGCGAGAAATGTCCAAAAAGCATATTTATAAACACTCTTAGGGATTCTGCGCTTTTTCCAGCGGTTTGGATCGAATTGAATGCCGTCATTGTTTTTATATCGTTTGTTTCGCCACGGAGAAAAGGGACGGGTATTCGTCAATACGAGGGGGGCTATGGCGAATCCGCCTATAAATCCGAAGACATGTGCATAAACATTAACGCCCGGCTGGATGAACGTCATCACCGCCCCAATTACGAAAATAACCACAATGATTTGGGAATTGTTCTGGTCAATCAGGTGTTTGCGGAATGCCACCATAAACATATAGATTCCGAATAACCCGTATATGGCACCGGAAGCGCCTACGGAAATATAAATTGGCGGTCCGAGTAAAAAGGTTGCAATGTTGCCTGCAATCCCTGCTGTAAAATAAGCAAGAATAAACTTGTATTTACCCAACATTTGCTCCAATGCCGGCCCAAACAGAACAAGTGCAAACGAATTAAATAAGGCATGCGTAAGTCCGGCATGCAGAAAGATTGGTGTGATTAAACGCCAGTATTGTCCCTGATAGATATAGTAATTGTTCCCGCTCCCCCACGACTCCAGCTGGACAGCAAATGGAAGCTGCAGGAAGTCGCAAATCAGCCAGAGCACAAGATGTATAATCACCAGTGTGGATACAATCGGATAAAACTGCTTGAATTCTTTTATACTTCTTTCCGTTCGGATAAACATTCAAAGCGCTCCCTGTGTTATAAATTTTCATATATTAGTCTAATAGTATACCATGAATAGTATGACCACTATAAGCGTACTAAAATACCATAGTAAACTGCAACAACCATAACTTTTGCTTGCTGAAGGACAGGTGGTTTTTTTGATAAAAGGAATTGGCATCGACATAATTGAAATGGACCGGATTCAAAAGGCGCTTGTGAAAAACAGCCGTTTTGCCGATCGGATTTTAACGGAAAAGGAAAAAACACATTACTTTGAAAAACTAGCCAGTCCTCACAGAAAAACGGAATTTCTTGCCGGCAGGTTTGCGGCAAAAGAAGCGTTTGCCAAAGCTTGCGGACGGGGAATTGGTGAACTTAGCTTTCAGGATATGGAGGTCATCACCAATGCGGCTGGTGCACCATCAATGCAAGTCAGCGGGTACGATGAATACACCATTCATCTGTCCATCACGCACAGCAGGGATTATGCTGTGGCGCAAGTAGTGATAGAAGAGTAAGAAAGTATTGCTGAATGGGCGCTACGGTTTTGTTTTAGAAAATAACCGCCAGTGTATTCTGCATAATTGCAATGGTTGTCTCATATATTTTAGTGCGGGTAGGAGGGAACAAATTGTATATTGTCACCGCAAAAGAAATGTACGGTATTGACCGGTACACGACAGAGGAGATTGGAATGGATGGCAAGCTGCTGATGGAAAATGCCGGCCGTGCCATCAGTGGGAAAATTGAATCCAAAATTGAGAAGGACGATGTAATCACAGTTTTCGCTGGGTCAGGTAATAATGGCGGGGACGGTTATGTTATTGCCCGGACATTGCTGAACAAAGGATACCGGATAGCGGTCATTCAGGTTGTCCCTGATGAAAAGATAACCGGAGATGCGCGTTTTCATAAAAACTTGTTTATTAATTGTGGCGGGGATCTTTCCATAACCCAGGATTCTTTTGAAATTGGTGAGGCATTGAACCAAACGGATATTATTATTGATGCAATTTTAGGAATCGGGGTAAAAGGAGAGCTTCGCGAACCAATTAAAACGATTGCAGTCACAATTAATGAGAGTCCGGCGCAGGTTCTTTCGGTTGATATTCCTTCAGGGCTGCCGGCAGATGAGGGGGAAACGGCTTTTGATTCCGTACAAGCTGATCAAACCATCGTGGTTGGCTATCCCAAAATGAGCACGTTCCTGCAGCATACGGCACCTTTTTATGGGAAGTGGGAAACAGTCGACATCGGTTTTCCCGAAGCAGTTCAAACACCGTTAACACGATCTGTCTGGACACACAGGCAATTCCAAAAAAGCATGCCGATCCGGGAAAAAGACTCGCACAAAGGTGATCATGGCCGGGGGCTTGTTATTGGTGGAAGTGAGGAAATGCCGGGTTCCCTTGCAATGACAGTTCGGGCGGCGTTACGAACCGGCGCAGGACTCGTGACTGCTGGCACGGTCAAACAGGCAATACCTGTTGTCGCGTCCCAGTGTATTGAGGCTACCAATCTGAAACTGAATGAATCAAACGGGGTCATCAGTGGTGAACAAACAGGGGTCCCCTATGAAAAATATGACGCTGTCGCACTCGGAATCGGCCTTGGACGTCATGAATCGACTCGCGCACTGGTTACCGACGCAGTAAGGCAGGTTGATAGTCCACTCATTTTGGATGCTGATGGGTTATTCCATATTCAAAATGACCTTGAATTGTTTAAAAACCGGACAGCCCCTGCCGTAATCACGCCGCATCCCGGGGAGATGGCTATGCTGACAGGTGCATCCGTTAAAGACATTTTGCGGAAGCCATTCGCATATGCCAAAGGGTTTGCCCGGGAGTATCAGGTCTATGTTGTCCTTAAAGGAAGCTTTACCATTGTCACTGCTCCGGATGGACATCAATCCGTAAATATTACCGGAAATCAGGGTCTCGCAAAAGGGGGAAGCGGTGATGTTCTGTCGGGAATTATTTTGGCAATGACGATGCAGCATAAAAGTCTTTTTGATGCAGTGTGCAATGCTTGTTTTGTGCATGGGAAAGCGGCTGATTTGCTCGTATCCGAATCCCGCTCGGTTTACGATTTGATGGCTTCAGATGTTGTGGAAGGTATCGGGAAAGTGTACCGTACATTGACGGCTGAAACGTGACAATATTGTTCTCCTAGTCCAATTTAAATCGCGTTATCGCGTGTGAAATGAGACAAGGGAGATATGTCCATGAAAAAACAGATTGTTATCAGGATGATGATTGCATTAGGTTTTGTTCTTTTACTGGCTGCCTGTGGGGAAAAATCTCAGGAGGAAGTGCTGGATAAGCTGGAGTCCAAACTGGAAGAAATGAATGGATATAAGGCAACGGCCGAGATGAAAATGAATACTGGTAAAGAAGGACAGAAGTATAAACTTGATATTTGGCATAAGAAAAAAGATTTCTACCGGGTGACACTGGAAAATGCCAAGGATGACAAAGGCAGTCAAATCATTTTGAAGAATGAGGAAGGGGTTTTTGTACTGTCGCCGGCACTTAATAAAAGCTTTAAGTTTCAGAAAGAATGGCCGGAAAATGGCAGCCAGCCTTATCTATTTCAGTCATTGGTAAGTGATGTGAAAAAGGACAAAGATGCCACATTTAAAGTTGGGGAAAAATACTACATCTTCCAAACCAGAACGAACTATCAAAGTAACAATAACCTGCCATACCAGAAAATTTATTTTGATAAGAAAACATATACACCGGTAATGGTTAAAGTACTGGATAAAGATAAAAATACGCTGGTGGAGGTCGCTTTCTCTGAGTTTAATACGAATCCGAGCTTTACAAAAGGCGATTTTGAAATGGAGAAAAATATGTCTGCCGACAATTCCGATTCAGCGGTTTCCGGTGATGTAAAAACAGACGCATTCCCGGTAGTATTTCCATTTTATATGGCAGGCAGCGAGATGACGAAAAAGAAAGAGATCGAGATGGAAAATGGAAAACGGGTTATCATGACTTTTTCCGGGGATAAAAGCTTTACACTGGTCGAAGAAAAATTGCAAACTGTTCCGACGATGGCCTCTCCGCAATACGTTAACGGCGAAATTGTAAATCTCGGACATTCCATTGGAGCTCTATCCGGAAATGCAATTGAATGGACCAATAACGGGGTGAATTTTTATCTGGCCAGCGAAGAACTGACCGAAACAGAATTGATCAAAGTGGCAAAATCCGTTGAGAGCAAAGCAGTGAAGTAAATGAAAAGCGGCAAGCAGACTCATAAGGAGAGGGGGTCTGCTTTTTATTTTTTCCGGATTAAGATAAAATGGTACCGGATAGAGAATGAAGGGAGTTATACTGACATGACACAACCTATTTATCGTGATACTTGGGCGGAAGTTAATTTGGATGCAATTGAATATAATATAAACCAAATAAGAGAGCAAATACCGCAGCACTGCAGTGTCATTGCAGTAGTCAAGGCTGATGGCTATGGTCACGGAGCGGTTAAGGTTGCTGAAAGGGCATTGAAAAGCGGAGCGGAAATGCTTGCCGTGGCCATTCTGGAGGAGGCGCTGGTTTTACGGGAAGCTGGAATCGATGTGCCGATTTTAGTATTTGGACGGGTCGCACCAAAGGATGCCGCTGTTGCTGCCGAAAAAGATATCACGCTGACATTTTTTCAAAAAGAGTGGCTGCAGGAAGTGAAACAAACGTCCCTGCCACAGACGCTGAAGCTTCACATGAAGTGGGATACCGGCATGGGGCGGATTGGGCTGCGAACCGATGAGGAACTGAAAGAGATTGTTGGGGAATTAAAGGATCAATCAAACGTTCAATTAACCGGGATTTATACACACTTTGCAACTGCCGATGAACCGGGTGCAGATTATTTTAACATGCAAAATGAGCGTTTTGATCAGTTGCTGACAACATTCGAGAAGGTTTGGGAAGACCCCGTGGCCATTCATACCGGTAACAGTGCTGCATCCATCCGTTTTCCGGAAAAAATGTATCATTATATCCGATTTGGCATTTCAATGTACGGGATGTATCCTTCCTCCACTGTGAAAGAAGAACGGAACATCGATTTGCAGCAGTCTTTTTCACTTCACAGTAAACTGATTCACGTAAAACAGATGGAGCCTGGTGAGTCTATCAGTTATGGTGCGACGTATACCACCTCGGACTATGAATGGATTGGAACAATTATGATTGGTTATGCCGACGGATGGATCCGCAAGCTGCAGGGGATGGATGTATTGATTGAAGGTAAGCGCATGCCGATTGTTGGCCGAATTTGCATGGATCAGACCATGATCAGGCTGGATAAGGAATATCCTGTAGGCACGGAGGTCACACTGATAGGAAGACAGCAGAATGATATGATTGAAGTCGATGAAATTGCCGATTATCTCGATACAATCAGTTATGAAATACCTTGTATGATCAGTAGTCGTGTCCCGAGAATATGCACAGGAGAATAAAAAGGATAAGGTCAATGCATAATCTTTCCAAATCTAAATAAACATAGGTAACAGGGCTTCTTCTTTTTAAATACAAATGTTTTTGAGCAAGTTCTAATAAATTTTCTGTATTTCAGGGAAATTCCCTATAAGCCTTTGCAAACCTTGTCAGAGAATGATATTATTAAAAAAGGATTAAATGGAATTCGTTCAACAGTTCGCGGAGGTGTATGGTTTTGTCAGAGAGCATACAGGAGATTTTAGTACGACTACCAAAAAACCTGATAAACGAGGTGGATGGATTAATGAAGTATGAACAGAGCGATTTAAGTGACTTCATATGTCAGGCAACAAGAAATTACCTGGAATATAAAAAAGATGAGCACATTCAACAATTTCGCGAATCCATGCAGCAAGGTTATGAAGAAATGGCCAGAATCAATCTAACAATCGCTTCGGAGGCATTTCAAGCCGAAGAGGAGGCCGAAAAAAACACCTTAGAGCGCTCCGTGATCGGGGTGTAAGCTTTTGATCGTTCAACGTGGCGAAGTATATTTCGCCGATCTATCACCTGTCGTGGGATCCGAACAGGGGGGCATACGCCCAGTATTGATCCTGCAAAATGATATAGGTAACCGTTTCAGTCCAACCGTTATTGTAGCAGCAATTACTGCACAGATTCAAAAAGCCAAATTGCCGACACACGTGGAAATCGATGCGAAACGGTATGGTTTTGACCGCAACTCTGTTATATTGCTGGAACAAATCCGGACATTGGATAAACAACGGTTAACTGACAAAATTACAAAGCTCGACAAAGAGATGATGGAGAAAATTGATAAAGCATTGGAAATAAGTTTAGGTCTAAAAGATATGTATGACCGTTAGGAAATACCCCACTTTAAAAGGAAATG is a window of Virgibacillus ihumii DNA encoding:
- a CDS encoding alpha/beta hydrolase: MIGCLVIHGYTGGPYEVDPLVRYLKENTDWHIEVPTLPGHGRKLALENASHKEWLETAEDKLKQMQGKFEKIYMIGFSMGGMIASYLAAKHPTDKLVLLAPAGKYLSIRQMAKDLRDAVKDGFKGRLRENKLYLNYKRKLGEVPLKANIEFLKLVRFTRRYLKELDLPVLIAQGQQDGMVPYKTVYYLDKEITSDQTEVVFFERSRHLICLGDDKDTLNHLIHEFLLKSPG
- a CDS encoding DegV family protein, with the translated sequence MTIQLMTDGGADIPKRIADSMDIISVPLYLHFKDQHYKAGETIDLETFHQKINETNELPRSAAPSPNDFYNAYKRIDSNTPIIMLSLSKGLSATYENARLAKNMLLEEEPNRKLEVINTKTASCGIGLLLHEAKIKMEQGHTYNQLIDHLHHRVEQTTTLFVLKTLENLVKGGRLDKVKGTIAKTLNIKVLMKASEEGTIEVADRVRGDKKSIRRFIEQIGEYTKDFENKVISMTHCNAEERATHVLEEIRKKYPFKDAYLTEMGPLIATYAGEGGLVISFLKD
- a CDS encoding DMT family transporter — protein: MRLPPFNPYIAVVIGVLSVSSAAVLVKLADGAPASIIANYRLLFAVIIMAPYIFVKHRNEFKLIQKKDWLLSTMAGIFLAFHFILWFESLNYTSVASSTVLVTMQPIFAFLGTYLLFQERFSPGALISMVIALFGSIIISWGDFRISGLALFGDFLALMGAVTVTAYFLLGQQLRKRLSLMTYTFVVYSISSLMLILYNLILQNEFFGYSAEHWFIFLALAVIPTFFGHSLFNWALKWLSTSTISMGIVFEPIGATILAYFILDEVVTWSQFLGGTIVIFGLFLFIMSTTRKSKVTIARKHHH
- a CDS encoding DEAD/DEAH box helicase, whose translation is MTTFKELNISQPIMKALEKMGFEEATPIQAETIPFAQDGNDVIGQAQTGTGKTAAFGIPMIDKIDKDQKKIQGLVVAPTRELAIQVAEELNRLARFKGIRAMPVYGGQHMERQIRALKDGPQIVVATPGRLLDHMRRKTIRTAGVQTAVLDEADEMLNMGFIDDIKEILKNIPEQRQTLLFSATMPKEIRDIATNLMNSPKEVKVKAKEMTVENIDQYFIEVPEKYKFDTLTNHLDINAPALAIIFSRTKKRVDEIAEGLQIRGFRAEGIHGDLTQGKRMSVLNKFKNGRVEVLVATDVAARGLDISGVTHVYNFDIPQDPESYVHRIGRTGRAGKAGEAISFITPREMGHLKIIERVTKSKMKRIMPPTNKEAQRGQQQSAVNKLLRTIDKKDLTDYQETANELLQEHDSITVISAALKMLTKERKNTPVRLSSIQPVSVKKTQGGKGKHHRNNNKKFYGKRGQGKRGHGGYNRKGNYQKRRNHKNNKYNS
- a CDS encoding PH domain-containing protein, with the protein product MRQPPIHTIAEEAVKAWKITAGIYVGVLWLAAIAATVLTFIFDWPVWIIAIAVALSAICTYVFVFLLPVLRWRRWRYEVFEQEIYIQHGILIVSRTLVPMIRVQHVDTQQGPILKKYKLASVTISTAATTHEIPALLEEDASELRDRISALARVDEDDV
- a CDS encoding PH domain-containing protein, translating into MSEAKRLHPAAVFFNFIRIVKEAAFAIILGFITFKDNALMYFILASSVILIVMIIFSILSWYRYTYRVEDDELRIEYGIFIRKKRYISKNRIQSIDLTSSVVHRIFKLTRVNIETAGSSTGAEASLKAVKLSEGEALRHELKMVNTVDNAEEPEAAEEDYPSSTISFKRLFLAGTTSGSIGVILAIVAAGSSELEQFIPDDFYDSTFEWIIGLGIIIMVVLGIIGLFLLWMLGIAGTMIKYGNFTITKMEDELFITRGLLEKKQLTIPMKRIQAVGIQESLIRQPLGYVTVFAEIAGGSMDKGEDFSSILFPIMKADEVEEFLQKFLPEYAGITNDLKPLPKRARKFYVLRSSILFLIITAVLAFVIPTFIWLPLIVLAVSTYLGILRHKDGGFRRDEEKLTVRHRIFSRNTITMYHKRVQAFEKKQHRVHVKQRLANVQLSIIGKMGMGKHFTVKELDESDVNQIADWYSYRE
- a CDS encoding rhomboid family intramembrane serine protease is translated as MFIRTERSIKEFKQFYPIVSTLVIIHLVLWLICDFLQLPFAVQLESWGSGNNYYIYQGQYWRLITPIFLHAGLTHALFNSFALVLFGPALEQMLGKYKFILAYFTAGIAGNIATFLLGPPIYISVGASGAIYGLFGIYMFMVAFRKHLIDQNNSQIIVVIFVIGAVMTFIQPGVNVYAHVFGFIGGFAIAPLVLTNTRPFSPWRNKRYKNNDGIQFDPNRWKKRRIPKSVYKYAFWTFLAILVLFGLLGRIL
- the acpS gene encoding holo-ACP synthase; the protein is MIKGIGIDIIEMDRIQKALVKNSRFADRILTEKEKTHYFEKLASPHRKTEFLAGRFAAKEAFAKACGRGIGELSFQDMEVITNAAGAPSMQVSGYDEYTIHLSITHSRDYAVAQVVIEE
- a CDS encoding NAD(P)H-hydrate dehydratase, with amino-acid sequence MYIVTAKEMYGIDRYTTEEIGMDGKLLMENAGRAISGKIESKIEKDDVITVFAGSGNNGGDGYVIARTLLNKGYRIAVIQVVPDEKITGDARFHKNLFINCGGDLSITQDSFEIGEALNQTDIIIDAILGIGVKGELREPIKTIAVTINESPAQVLSVDIPSGLPADEGETAFDSVQADQTIVVGYPKMSTFLQHTAPFYGKWETVDIGFPEAVQTPLTRSVWTHRQFQKSMPIREKDSHKGDHGRGLVIGGSEEMPGSLAMTVRAALRTGAGLVTAGTVKQAIPVVASQCIEATNLKLNESNGVISGEQTGVPYEKYDAVALGIGLGRHESTRALVTDAVRQVDSPLILDADGLFHIQNDLELFKNRTAPAVITPHPGEMAMLTGASVKDILRKPFAYAKGFAREYQVYVVLKGSFTIVTAPDGHQSVNITGNQGLAKGGSGDVLSGIILAMTMQHKSLFDAVCNACFVHGKAADLLVSESRSVYDLMASDVVEGIGKVYRTLTAET
- a CDS encoding LolA family protein — encoded protein: MKKQIVIRMMIALGFVLLLAACGEKSQEEVLDKLESKLEEMNGYKATAEMKMNTGKEGQKYKLDIWHKKKDFYRVTLENAKDDKGSQIILKNEEGVFVLSPALNKSFKFQKEWPENGSQPYLFQSLVSDVKKDKDATFKVGEKYYIFQTRTNYQSNNNLPYQKIYFDKKTYTPVMVKVLDKDKNTLVEVAFSEFNTNPSFTKGDFEMEKNMSADNSDSAVSGDVKTDAFPVVFPFYMAGSEMTKKKEIEMENGKRVIMTFSGDKSFTLVEEKLQTVPTMASPQYVNGEIVNLGHSIGALSGNAIEWTNNGVNFYLASEELTETELIKVAKSVESKAVK